From the Vibrio metoecus genome, one window contains:
- a CDS encoding helicase: MLHTEFKHLGLYPSHTRTTLRPANELTGDAHVMQRLACLSERAQWILYTAQCQRPNIQLLHAHQIDSGKVIHIKPSKVYSEAEIIAKAIACRTASAIVASSAIDLMTQQQLKQYAQQHHCELFFIKQAPYSLH, encoded by the coding sequence ATGTTACACACTGAATTCAAACATTTGGGGCTATACCCATCACATACACGAACCACACTACGTCCAGCGAACGAATTAACTGGTGACGCTCACGTAATGCAACGTCTCGCCTGTTTATCTGAGCGCGCACAATGGATTCTCTATACAGCTCAATGCCAACGCCCAAATATTCAATTACTCCATGCACACCAGATCGATAGTGGCAAGGTAATCCATATCAAGCCATCCAAGGTTTATTCAGAAGCAGAGATCATTGCCAAAGCCATCGCTTGCCGAACAGCCAGTGCGATTGTGGCCAGCAGTGCGATTGATCTGATGACTCAACAACAGCTAAAACAGTATGCTCAGCAGCATCATTGCGAACTGTTTTTCATCAAACAAGCACCTTACTCTTTACACTAA
- a CDS encoding DUF2786 domain-containing protein, whose product MDKQKALKKIAKCLELGNSANVNEAANAIKMAHNLMLKYGLDKDDIEFIKMGKTQSSHLLPAAISSGILRVIRGINTRFGVEAVLINHKGLKRVEFIGEADRAIFAAFAFDIIYREMNEQTGQFRNSFSGTGTSSLEVTRRVNSFVSGWIEGALEKLPIITPDEDSMNKINNYIDKEFENIDRETFKQQLREAMKNLTEDYEIGLKKGRRVSVNRPIHGAQAPKLLK is encoded by the coding sequence ATGGATAAACAAAAAGCCCTTAAAAAAATCGCGAAATGCCTTGAGCTAGGTAATTCAGCTAACGTCAATGAAGCCGCCAATGCGATCAAAATGGCGCACAACTTGATGCTGAAATATGGTCTCGATAAGGATGACATTGAGTTCATCAAAATGGGGAAAACCCAATCGAGCCATCTCCTCCCAGCCGCGATTTCCTCTGGTATTTTGCGGGTGATTCGTGGCATCAACACTCGATTCGGTGTGGAAGCAGTATTGATTAACCATAAAGGACTCAAGCGGGTTGAATTTATTGGTGAAGCCGATCGCGCCATCTTTGCGGCGTTCGCGTTTGATATCATCTATCGTGAGATGAATGAGCAAACAGGCCAGTTTCGCAATAGTTTTTCCGGCACGGGGACTTCGTCGCTAGAAGTTACTCGTCGCGTCAATTCCTTTGTTTCTGGTTGGATTGAAGGCGCTTTAGAGAAGCTCCCCATCATCACGCCAGATGAAGACTCCATGAATAAAATCAATAACTACATTGATAAAGAGTTCGAAAACATCGACCGTGAAACGTTTAAACAGCAATTAAGGGAAGCGATGAAAAATTTGACCGAGGATTATGAAATCGGTCTTAAAAAGGGACGGCGTGTTTCAGTGAATCGTCCTATTCATGGTGCGCAAGCACCAAAGCTTCTCAAGTAG
- a CDS encoding DUF3334 family protein — translation MKKNQIVTTEDILLMLCQSVSTVLTSATNSPITYSAMVQKINKTSLKPDFGCFVLFDGGFTGLVVINFTAKAALEVYTNYMRNMGMPDDELAVLHTSDEVGDVLGELMNQLVGDFTNKVRKELQTNITQNQPKMLSLNKQVLLSVDTNLDRPQARRVTFSTANNNIFYLELAMDKTEFIQLEDFDVREDESPDDILEAAQQQKKSQSIATSTVQDDAAADLLDQLGI, via the coding sequence ATGAAAAAAAATCAAATAGTAACAACGGAAGACATTTTACTGATGCTGTGCCAATCGGTTTCTACGGTTCTCACATCCGCTACAAATTCACCGATCACTTATTCTGCGATGGTGCAGAAAATCAACAAAACCTCGTTAAAACCTGATTTTGGTTGTTTCGTTCTCTTCGACGGGGGCTTTACTGGTCTGGTGGTCATTAACTTCACCGCTAAAGCGGCGCTTGAAGTCTACACCAACTATATGCGCAACATGGGGATGCCTGACGATGAGCTAGCGGTGCTGCACACCTCCGATGAAGTTGGTGATGTACTGGGCGAACTGATGAACCAGCTAGTGGGTGATTTTACCAATAAGGTGCGCAAAGAACTGCAAACCAACATCACCCAAAACCAGCCTAAAATGCTGTCACTCAATAAACAGGTTCTGCTTTCAGTCGATACGAACCTAGACCGCCCTCAAGCACGCCGAGTGACTTTCTCTACCGCGAATAACAACATTTTCTACCTCGAACTGGCGATGGATAAAACCGAGTTTATCCAATTAGAAGATTTTGATGTGCGTGAAGATGAAAGCCCAGATGATATTCTCGAAGCCGCGCAGCAGCAGAAAAAATCCCAATCAATAGCCACCAGCACGGTACAAGATGATGCGGCTGCGGATTTACTTGACCAACTTGGCATCTAA
- a CDS encoding SanA/YdcF family protein, whose amino-acid sequence MGTKKPSNLTLHSIAMSIGVRVSRFPWRKWAKSLLLIFVVSIVSLLAIDRWVTWQTQNNIINDTDNTPPFQVAVVLGTSKYIGKTLNEYYTNRIDAAIELYQQGKVRNFLLSGDNAHRSYNEPWTMKRDLLRAGIPAENISLDYAGFRTLDSIVRAKQIFDTNNFLIITQRFHCERALFIAHYQDIQASCLAVPGPSSHSGLKVRLREVFARAYAVFDLFVLDTKPKFLGPKEPIIVESNESEAEANEAPAQ is encoded by the coding sequence ATGGGCACAAAGAAACCATCAAATTTAACTCTCCACTCCATCGCCATGTCGATAGGAGTTCGAGTATCTCGATTCCCTTGGCGCAAGTGGGCAAAAAGTCTGCTATTGATTTTTGTCGTATCTATCGTCAGCCTATTGGCGATCGATCGTTGGGTCACTTGGCAAACTCAAAATAACATCATTAATGACACCGACAATACGCCCCCCTTTCAAGTGGCGGTGGTGTTAGGCACTAGCAAATACATCGGTAAGACACTCAACGAATACTACACCAACCGAATTGATGCAGCGATTGAGCTCTATCAACAAGGAAAGGTTCGCAATTTCCTGCTCAGTGGAGATAATGCACACCGTTCGTACAACGAACCGTGGACGATGAAACGCGATTTATTACGAGCAGGCATTCCAGCAGAGAATATTTCGTTAGATTATGCGGGGTTTCGGACATTGGATTCGATTGTGCGTGCAAAACAAATCTTCGATACCAACAATTTCCTAATTATTACTCAGCGTTTTCACTGTGAACGCGCACTGTTCATTGCGCACTACCAAGACATTCAAGCCTCTTGTTTAGCTGTGCCGGGCCCGAGTAGCCATTCAGGATTAAAAGTTCGTTTACGTGAGGTATTTGCGCGCGCCTATGCCGTTTTTGATCTTTTCGTGTTGGATACTAAACCTAAGTTTCTTGGCCCTAAAGAGCCGATTATTGTGGAAAGTAATGAGAGCGAAGCTGAAGCAAACGAAGCACCCGCTCAATAA
- a CDS encoding transporter: MFDYTTFLGVSCTKKWTFVEAVGSFAPIFGIAWLDVIKEEQSPQDRLWDVALKRLSTRRSDESNLITLVKLAKQEGIEELTLVMPYALDEQQLTAIQSKSAAQIESTNQDEFLIKL; the protein is encoded by the coding sequence GTGTTCGACTACACCACATTTTTAGGCGTATCCTGCACTAAAAAATGGACTTTTGTTGAGGCTGTTGGCTCATTTGCACCGATTTTCGGTATTGCATGGTTGGATGTCATCAAGGAAGAGCAGAGTCCACAAGATCGGCTGTGGGATGTCGCTTTAAAGCGACTCTCCACTCGGCGCAGTGATGAGTCCAACTTAATTACCCTAGTGAAACTGGCGAAACAAGAAGGGATTGAAGAGCTGACTCTGGTGATGCCCTATGCACTTGATGAACAACAACTTACCGCGATTCAAAGCAAGAGTGCTGCGCAGATTGAATCGACAAATCAAGACGAGTTTCTTATTAAGTTGTGA
- a CDS encoding cysteine desulfurase-like protein, protein MRFSPELVREQFPALSQKVNGKPVVFFDGPGGSQVPQTVLDAMVTYLGRYNANLGGHYFSSHKTVELVQSAREHVQALLNAPSPESIVFGPNMTSLTFQFSRAISRDWQPGDEVIVTALDHYSNVSSWQQAAQDKGATVHQARVNTADCTLDQTHLLSLINSRTRLVALTYASNTTGSLVDLSAIVQAAHQVGAIVYVDAVHYLPHFLPDVQALGCDFLACSAYKFFGPHVGIVYVAPQWQSSIMPYKVEPATNQGPGRFETGTLNFEGLAGVIAAVQYLAQWGEPKETLRERLVSSYQQYQEHEQRLSEYFLHKLTDFPKLQLHGVCQADLRTPTFALTIRDGSPLLIAKMLGEQNICVWNGHFYALGLIRQLGLEESGGVLRIGLMHYNTTAEIDELFRVLNEDYLQLN, encoded by the coding sequence ATGCGCTTCTCTCCTGAGTTAGTTCGTGAGCAGTTTCCAGCTTTAAGTCAAAAAGTGAATGGTAAGCCTGTAGTGTTTTTTGATGGGCCAGGTGGTTCACAAGTGCCACAAACGGTGCTGGATGCCATGGTGACTTACCTTGGGCGCTATAATGCCAACTTGGGTGGGCATTACTTTTCGAGCCACAAAACGGTGGAGTTAGTACAAAGTGCGCGTGAACATGTGCAGGCGCTACTGAATGCTCCCTCTCCAGAGTCGATTGTTTTTGGGCCGAACATGACGTCACTGACGTTTCAGTTTAGTCGAGCGATCAGCCGCGACTGGCAACCCGGCGATGAAGTGATTGTCACGGCTTTGGATCACTATTCCAATGTTTCTAGCTGGCAGCAAGCAGCTCAAGATAAGGGGGCTACTGTTCACCAAGCTAGAGTGAATACGGCTGACTGCACCTTAGATCAAACGCATCTGCTGTCGCTGATTAATTCGCGTACTCGCTTAGTCGCGCTCACTTATGCCTCTAACACCACGGGATCATTGGTTGATCTATCAGCGATTGTGCAAGCGGCGCATCAAGTAGGAGCAATAGTGTATGTCGATGCGGTGCACTATCTTCCGCACTTTCTGCCGGATGTACAGGCACTAGGCTGTGACTTCCTTGCTTGTTCTGCTTATAAATTTTTTGGGCCACATGTTGGTATTGTCTATGTTGCGCCGCAGTGGCAAAGCTCGATTATGCCGTACAAAGTGGAACCCGCGACAAATCAAGGGCCGGGGCGATTTGAAACAGGTACGCTCAACTTTGAAGGCTTGGCGGGGGTTATCGCTGCTGTGCAATATTTGGCGCAATGGGGAGAACCAAAGGAAACGCTGCGTGAGCGATTAGTCTCAAGCTATCAGCAATACCAAGAGCATGAACAACGACTGAGTGAATACTTTCTTCACAAACTAACTGATTTCCCAAAATTGCAGTTGCATGGTGTTTGCCAAGCTGATTTACGGACACCTACGTTTGCTCTGACCATCCGAGATGGCTCACCTTTGTTGATCGCAAAAATGTTGGGCGAGCAAAATATCTGCGTATGGAATGGCCATTTTTATGCGTTGGGTCTTATTCGTCAGCTCGGGTTAGAAGAAAGCGGTGGAGTGTTGCGAATTGGTTTGATGCACTACAACACGACAGCGGAAATTGATGAGTTATTTAGAGTGCTCAATGAGGATTACTTGCAGTTAAATTGA
- a CDS encoding J domain-containing protein has translation MRLRCLWLFLPFSFPLAAADELTELTKLAKQNDPQAQYQLAMAYQAGSSTPQNLNDAFYWFLQAAEQNYPAAMAQVASAYMTGQGVNKDAQQTQYWLTKLALSGNVRATATLAKWYEQHSSPIPALDLAELWYRVNSNQDSESEQGYSRLLEQKFNQQREKQLSSIESLDKVIDQDLSAPPTQPIPTTNQAITSDWLLPLLTAVGLLLAIITVRMIWRKPRNSVIASTTIDPETKIKEQQFIIKRQKQQLDQLFQECKRLQQNQANDLSGQKVAIAYAVMGFHPTQTPDVKAIKLRYKQLSKIYHPDLHGSDEEMKRLNSAVKIVIDSVNKSLQKQA, from the coding sequence ATGCGTTTGCGTTGTTTATGGCTGTTTTTGCCGTTTTCATTTCCACTCGCGGCCGCCGATGAGCTGACCGAGCTGACGAAGCTCGCCAAACAGAATGATCCGCAAGCCCAGTATCAACTTGCAATGGCGTACCAAGCAGGGAGTTCGACACCACAAAATCTCAACGACGCATTTTACTGGTTTTTGCAAGCGGCAGAGCAAAACTATCCCGCAGCTATGGCTCAAGTTGCCAGCGCTTATATGACTGGACAAGGGGTAAACAAAGATGCTCAGCAGACTCAATATTGGCTGACCAAACTCGCCCTTAGTGGCAACGTTCGCGCTACAGCGACTTTGGCTAAGTGGTATGAACAGCACTCCTCGCCCATTCCCGCACTGGATTTGGCCGAACTCTGGTATCGCGTAAATTCGAATCAAGACAGCGAATCCGAGCAAGGGTATTCACGTTTACTAGAGCAAAAATTCAATCAACAGCGTGAAAAACAGCTCAGCAGCATCGAATCCTTAGATAAAGTGATTGATCAGGACCTCAGTGCTCCACCCACACAACCCATACCAACAACCAACCAAGCGATTACCAGCGATTGGTTATTACCGTTACTCACGGCCGTGGGGCTTCTGCTCGCGATCATTACCGTTCGCATGATATGGCGGAAACCTCGCAACTCAGTAATAGCATCCACCACCATCGATCCAGAAACAAAGATCAAAGAGCAACAGTTCATTATTAAGAGACAGAAACAACAGCTTGATCAGCTATTTCAAGAATGCAAACGGCTGCAACAAAACCAAGCCAATGACCTCAGCGGGCAAAAAGTGGCTATCGCCTATGCCGTCATGGGATTTCATCCAACGCAAACACCCGACGTAAAAGCCATCAAATTACGTTATAAGCAGCTATCGAAAATCTATCATCCCGATCTACACGGGAGTGATGAGGAAATGAAACGACTCAATTCGGCGGTCAAAATCGTGATTGATTCAGTTAATAAATCGTTACAAAAACAAGCATAG
- a CDS encoding phosphoribosylaminoimidazolesuccinocarboxamide synthase has product MSLADQVLAVNDDLPIRTHQPVHSGKVRSVYWLTEQDSRRLIKEKGYPVAEDAPLAIMVISDRISAFDCIWHAEGDVRGVPGKGAALNAISNHWFKLFQQQGLADSHILDIPHPFVWIVQKARPIKIEAICRQYITGSMWRAYSKGEREFCGITLPEGLEKDSQLPELLMTPSTKGILRGIPSVPEADDVNISRQDIEANYAAFNFNQPQDIDHYETLLKQGFAVISEALKSVGQIFVDTKFEFGYVTDQQGQQKLIYMDEVGTPDSSRIWDAEQYQQGKIVENSKEGFRQFLLNYFPDPDILLNKERMPEREALARDNALPLEALLDISRTYLGIAEKITGQPIHLSNQPKQEIIDILDQEYGLIER; this is encoded by the coding sequence ATGAGCCTTGCAGATCAAGTCCTTGCCGTCAATGACGACCTCCCCATTCGTACTCATCAACCTGTGCATAGCGGCAAAGTTCGTTCCGTGTATTGGTTGACAGAGCAAGATAGCCGACGCCTCATCAAAGAAAAAGGTTATCCCGTCGCCGAAGATGCGCCATTGGCCATTATGGTGATCAGTGACCGAATTTCAGCATTTGACTGTATTTGGCATGCTGAAGGCGATGTCCGAGGTGTACCCGGTAAAGGTGCAGCATTGAATGCGATCTCTAATCACTGGTTCAAGCTGTTCCAACAACAGGGTTTAGCGGATAGCCACATTTTAGATATTCCTCACCCTTTCGTCTGGATTGTACAAAAAGCTCGCCCAATCAAAATTGAAGCGATTTGTCGTCAATACATCACGGGCTCTATGTGGCGCGCTTATTCAAAGGGTGAGCGAGAGTTTTGTGGTATCACTTTACCTGAGGGTTTAGAGAAAGATAGCCAACTCCCAGAACTGCTGATGACCCCCTCCACCAAAGGTATTTTGCGTGGTATTCCCAGTGTGCCAGAGGCGGATGATGTCAACATCTCGCGCCAAGATATTGAAGCCAACTACGCGGCATTTAATTTCAACCAGCCACAAGATATTGACCATTACGAGACACTGCTCAAACAAGGTTTTGCCGTGATCAGTGAAGCCTTAAAAAGTGTGGGGCAAATTTTTGTCGATACCAAATTTGAGTTTGGCTATGTGACTGATCAGCAAGGACAACAAAAACTGATCTATATGGATGAAGTCGGTACTCCTGATTCATCACGTATTTGGGATGCGGAACAGTATCAACAAGGAAAGATTGTTGAAAACTCAAAAGAGGGCTTCCGCCAATTTTTACTCAATTACTTTCCTGACCCCGATATTCTGCTTAATAAAGAGCGTATGCCAGAGCGTGAAGCACTCGCGCGTGATAACGCTTTACCATTAGAAGCATTACTTGATATTTCACGCACCTATTTAGGCATTGCAGAAAAAATCACCGGACAACCCATTCATCTTAGCAATCAGCCAAAACAAGAGATCATCGATATTTTAGACCAAGAATACGGGCTAATAGAACGCTAA
- a CDS encoding OmpA family protein: MNKATLLLAAVMALSGCQATQRQNATTGETETNATTKGALLGALAGAAVGLATGDDAKERRKHALIGAAGGAAVGGGIGYYFDQQEVELRKALLDSGVQVVRVGENQLLLRMENGIGFTSSSYQLDSYIHKTLRGVARILVEYPDTSLVIEGHTDSTGSDNTNQVLSEKRAESVRAFLLAQGVAAGRAIARGNGERFPLCSNSTAEGRACNRRVEIQILPLK; the protein is encoded by the coding sequence TTGAATAAAGCAACTTTGTTGTTAGCCGCGGTGATGGCGTTGTCTGGGTGCCAAGCGACCCAACGCCAAAATGCGACAACCGGAGAAACAGAAACCAACGCCACCACTAAAGGTGCATTATTAGGCGCCCTAGCCGGTGCAGCCGTTGGTTTAGCGACAGGTGACGATGCCAAAGAGCGCCGTAAACATGCATTAATTGGTGCGGCTGGTGGTGCGGCAGTGGGTGGCGGGATTGGTTATTATTTTGACCAACAAGAAGTGGAACTGCGTAAAGCACTGCTCGATTCTGGGGTTCAAGTGGTACGTGTCGGTGAGAATCAACTGTTACTGCGTATGGAAAATGGCATTGGTTTTACTAGTAGCTCATATCAACTTGATAGCTATATCCATAAAACCTTACGTGGCGTGGCTCGTATTCTAGTGGAATATCCTGATACGAGTCTGGTGATAGAAGGCCATACTGACAGCACAGGCAGTGATAACACTAACCAAGTCCTTTCCGAAAAGCGGGCAGAATCGGTACGCGCATTCTTGCTTGCACAGGGAGTCGCTGCGGGTCGAGCAATTGCTCGTGGTAATGGTGAGCGTTTCCCTCTATGCTCAAATAGCACCGCAGAAGGACGCGCTTGTAACCGTCGTGTTGAAATTCAAATTCTGCCACTAAAATAG
- a CDS encoding GGDEF domain-containing protein codes for MKVVPRVLLGLVIITMVTVLLYWQFGSAKRILISPQRYPYFATNDQVSNGASTSSLQIQGNKAHIDCELIASEYPWPYCGISVHINPDPVVGLDLSNIHTIRLDIDLQGPTAEPASLRFYLRNYNPLYSNTEDEYTHKYNGLEFTPGVGKGRIDIPIRSLQVMTWWLVDNRISIENSAPEFNNINKIEFATGSESTLGKYQLTINNVELIGDYVSGEKLFLAMLIMWAAAGAWLSGLEIRRNRREALRARIRQAHLQRLNHSLHEENMKFVEMAHRDALTGAINRHGIRDWLQEQARLVRWQLNQFSVLFIDIDYFKQINDIYGHTLGDDLLREFALVLDREIRESDRLVRWGGEEFVVFCSQTHLEQAVELAERLRVCVENHHWIHGGDLTCSIGIAQMGDERITETVSRADEALYRAKRLGRNRIEVHYGLIVTASSK; via the coding sequence GTGAAGGTAGTGCCAAGAGTGCTGTTAGGATTAGTTATCATCACTATGGTGACCGTATTGCTTTATTGGCAGTTTGGTTCTGCAAAGCGAATATTGATCTCTCCACAGCGCTACCCCTATTTCGCAACGAATGATCAAGTTTCAAATGGTGCATCAACCAGCTCGCTACAGATCCAAGGTAATAAAGCCCATATTGACTGTGAACTGATCGCCAGTGAGTATCCGTGGCCATATTGCGGTATTTCCGTTCATATTAATCCCGACCCAGTAGTGGGCTTAGACCTAAGCAATATCCACACCATACGGTTAGATATTGACTTACAAGGCCCTACCGCTGAACCCGCGAGCCTACGCTTTTATCTGCGTAACTATAATCCGCTGTATTCCAATACAGAAGATGAATATACCCATAAATACAATGGACTAGAGTTTACACCTGGGGTCGGTAAAGGGAGGATTGATATTCCTATTCGCAGTTTACAAGTGATGACTTGGTGGCTAGTGGATAATCGGATTTCAATTGAGAACTCAGCGCCAGAGTTTAACAATATTAATAAAATTGAATTTGCAACAGGTTCAGAAAGCACTCTGGGTAAATACCAATTAACGATCAATAATGTTGAGTTAATTGGTGATTATGTTTCTGGTGAAAAGCTGTTTCTCGCGATGCTGATCATGTGGGCTGCGGCGGGAGCTTGGTTATCTGGATTGGAAATTCGCCGTAATCGCCGTGAGGCATTGCGTGCACGTATTCGCCAGGCGCACTTACAGCGTTTAAATCATTCGCTGCATGAAGAGAACATGAAGTTTGTCGAAATGGCACACCGTGATGCACTGACGGGCGCCATTAATCGACACGGCATAAGAGATTGGTTGCAAGAGCAAGCACGTTTGGTTCGTTGGCAGTTAAACCAATTTAGTGTGTTATTCATTGATATTGATTACTTTAAACAAATCAATGATATATACGGGCACACTCTTGGGGATGACTTATTGCGAGAGTTCGCATTAGTGCTCGACCGGGAAATTCGCGAGAGCGATCGATTGGTACGATGGGGTGGCGAAGAGTTTGTTGTATTCTGCTCCCAGACTCATCTTGAACAAGCTGTTGAACTGGCCGAACGTTTACGAGTATGTGTGGAAAACCACCACTGGATACATGGCGGGGATTTAACGTGCAGTATTGGTATTGCGCAGATGGGGGATGAACGTATCACAGAAACGGTTTCACGCGCTGATGAAGCCTTATATCGAGCTAAGCGACTTGGCCGAAATCGTATTGAAGTTCATTATGGATTAATTGTCACGGCAAGCTCCAAGTAA
- a CDS encoding NAD-dependent malic enzyme, whose amino-acid sequence MNNDKRPLYISYAGPALLSTPLLNKGSAFSAEERASFNLEGLLPEATETIQEQVVRAYQQYRGFESDMDKHIYLRNIQDTNETLFYRLVQNHISEMMPIIYTPTVGAACENFSNIYRRGRGLFISYANRDRIDDLLNNAANHNVKVIVVTDGERILGLGDQGIGGMGIPIGKLSLYTACGGISPAYTLPVVLDVGTNNPQRLADPMYMGWRHPRITGADYDNFVEEFMQAVQRRWPDALIQFEDFAQKNAMPLLERYKNRVCCFNDDIQGTAAVTVGSLLAACKAAGSQLSEQRITFLGAGSAGCGIAEAIIAQMVSEGISDEQARSQVYMVDRWGLLEEGMPNLLDFQQRLVQKKANTQNWTTENNGYSLHDVIRNAKPTVLVGVSGAPGLFSEEIIKEMHQHCPRPIVFPLSNPTSRVEALPSDIIRWTNGEALVATGSPFDPVLHEGKTYPIVQCNNSYIFPGIGLGVLAANARRVTDEMLMESSRALASCSPLGINGHGPLLPPLESIHSVSKKIAFAVAKKAIEQGVAPEITDEALEASIDQHFWQPVYRRYKRTAF is encoded by the coding sequence ATGAATAACGATAAACGTCCGCTGTATATCTCCTACGCAGGCCCTGCTCTTCTTAGTACTCCCCTGCTCAACAAAGGTAGCGCTTTCAGCGCAGAAGAACGAGCTTCATTTAACCTTGAGGGTTTACTGCCCGAAGCGACAGAAACCATTCAGGAGCAAGTGGTACGTGCATACCAACAATATCGCGGTTTCGAAAGCGATATGGATAAACATATTTACCTGCGCAACATTCAAGACACGAACGAGACCTTGTTCTACCGTTTGGTACAAAATCATATTTCCGAGATGATGCCGATCATCTATACCCCTACCGTGGGCGCGGCATGTGAGAATTTCTCTAACATTTACCGCCGTGGTCGTGGTCTGTTCATCTCTTATGCCAACCGTGATCGTATCGACGACCTGCTCAACAACGCAGCCAACCACAACGTGAAAGTGATTGTGGTCACCGATGGTGAACGTATTTTAGGTCTGGGCGACCAAGGCATCGGAGGCATGGGCATTCCAATTGGTAAACTGTCACTCTATACCGCTTGTGGTGGTATCAGCCCAGCTTATACTTTGCCTGTAGTGCTTGATGTGGGTACCAACAACCCACAACGCCTTGCTGATCCTATGTACATGGGCTGGCGTCATCCTCGAATCACTGGGGCTGACTACGACAACTTTGTTGAAGAGTTTATGCAAGCGGTTCAACGCCGTTGGCCAGATGCATTAATCCAGTTCGAAGATTTTGCACAGAAAAATGCGATGCCGCTGCTGGAGCGCTATAAAAACCGCGTGTGTTGCTTTAATGATGATATTCAAGGCACAGCAGCAGTGACTGTGGGTTCACTGCTTGCTGCCTGTAAAGCGGCAGGTAGCCAACTTTCTGAGCAACGTATCACTTTCTTGGGCGCTGGCTCTGCCGGTTGTGGTATCGCCGAAGCCATCATCGCGCAAATGGTGTCTGAAGGTATTAGTGACGAGCAAGCTCGCTCGCAAGTTTATATGGTTGACCGCTGGGGTCTGCTGGAAGAAGGCATGCCTAATCTGCTCGACTTCCAACAGCGCTTGGTGCAGAAAAAGGCCAACACCCAAAACTGGACGACAGAGAATAACGGCTACTCACTGCATGATGTGATCCGCAATGCCAAACCGACGGTTTTGGTTGGTGTATCGGGTGCTCCGGGACTCTTTAGTGAAGAGATCATCAAAGAGATGCATCAGCACTGTCCTCGACCAATTGTGTTCCCGCTGTCTAACCCAACTAGCCGCGTGGAAGCCTTACCAAGCGATATTATTCGTTGGACTAATGGTGAAGCTTTAGTGGCAACTGGTAGCCCATTTGATCCTGTGCTGCACGAAGGCAAAACCTACCCGATTGTACAATGTAACAACAGCTACATTTTCCCGGGAATTGGCTTAGGTGTTCTGGCAGCGAATGCACGCCGAGTAACCGATGAAATGCTGATGGAATCCAGCCGTGCCTTAGCAAGCTGCTCACCACTGGGTATTAATGGACATGGACCTTTGCTGCCGCCTTTGGAGTCCATTCATTCTGTATCGAAGAAGATTGCATTCGCCGTCGCTAAAAAAGCCATTGAACAGGGTGTCGCACCAGAAATTACCGATGAAGCATTGGAAGCATCTATCGATCAACACTTCTGGCAACCGGTTTATCGTCGTTACAAGCGTACTGCCTTTTAA
- a CDS encoding DUF3392 domain-containing protein produces MQLFHLLAPVGQKLHPYLSEISIALIACALVMLGGEINAFLRRALRNQHFLVRTLVFIFINAFGYGLIIVKASPYVARTLAQLDSGMMLTVIVSCFVVIGLWAQRNHQI; encoded by the coding sequence ATGCAACTGTTTCATCTTCTCGCCCCTGTTGGGCAAAAACTGCACCCATACCTCAGTGAAATCTCCATCGCACTCATCGCTTGTGCTTTAGTGATGCTTGGAGGGGAAATCAATGCCTTTTTGCGTAGAGCATTACGGAATCAACATTTTCTGGTGCGTACTTTAGTGTTTATCTTTATTAACGCGTTTGGATACGGTTTAATCATCGTCAAAGCGAGCCCTTACGTTGCTCGGACACTCGCGCAACTGGATTCCGGCATGATGCTGACCGTTATCGTAAGCTGTTTTGTTGTGATAGGCCTATGGGCACAAAGAAACCATCAAATTTAA